DNA sequence from the Streptomyces sp. MST-110588 genome:
AGAGGATCAGGCCGGAGACCACCGATTTGTGCGCGTCCCGGCCGATCAGCAGCTTCTCGTGCGGGCCCGCCACGGACAGCATCGCGGCCTTGACCGACAGGGAGCTGCCGCAGGTGGAGAAGAAGGTGTGCTCGGCGTGCACGGCGTCGGCCAGCAGTTCCTCGGCACGCTGGAGCACCTTGCCCGTACTGCGCCGGTCGTCCAGCCCGCCGGACGCCAGCACGTCCGAGAGGAACACCGCGTCACCCAGCACTTCCCGTACGCGGGGTCGGCACCGCGCGCCTGTTTGTGGCCGGGCGGGCTGAAGCCCAGCTCACCGCGGCGGTGGTAGTGCTCCAGTGCTTCCAGAACGGGGGCTTGTGTGTGGTCCGTGTCCATGAACCCATGAGTGCCTCGTGGGGCGGCCTTCCATTCCCCCTTCCGCCAGTACGGCCGGTGGGGCGACGTACCGCGGGAAGACCGGCGTCCGTACCGGCCGGAAGGCTCCCACCAGCGTCTTCCGCCCGTTGTCGGGGCTTTTCGTACGGGCCGCTCGTACGGCACCCGTACGGGGCGGGGGTACGGAACCCGTCCGGGAGACGCCGGGGGCGCATCGGGAGACCACACCGGCGCGCGCTGTGCCGTGCGCCCCAGCCAGCCGCCGGCGCACGGCTCTTCCCCCTGCCTCCCCACGCCTCCCCGTGCCTTCCCATGCCCTACCGCACGCGGGCGCGGACCGCCACCCGGCCCCCGCCCGGCGCATTCACCGGTTTGCGACCCGCCTTCCGTGGAGACCCGGATGCTCATGCGGATTCCCCTACGTTCCTGGCGGCGCTGGCGACAGCGGCCGACCCTGCATACCTCCATGAGTGCCGAGGACGTCGAGAGTGCCAGCAGGCGCTTCCTGCTCTACGGAGTGCTCCCCCTGTGGTTCGTGCCCAGCGTCGCGGACTGGGTGATGCACCGCAAAACCCGTATCCAGGACACCAGCGGCACCAAAGAATCGGCGATCCACGCGCTGATGATGACCGAGGCCGGCATTCCCGTGGTGGCCGGGCTCCTGGCGCGCATCAACCCGCTGGTCCTGTCCCTGATGGGCGGCGCGGCACTGGCGCACGGCGCGACCGCCCTGTGGGACGTCAAGGTCGCCACCGAGGAGCGCGAGGTGCGCCCGGTCGAGCAGCACATCCACAGCTTCCTGGAGGTGCTGCCGCTCTCGGCCGCCGCCTTCACCGCCGTACTGCACTGGGACAAGGTCCGCGCCACCGTGCGCGGCGGCGGCAGTCCCGACGACTGGAAGCTGCTGCCCAAGGAGCGCCCGCTGCCCGCCTCCTACCTGGCCGGCATCGCCGCCGCCGTGGCAGCGTTCGTCGCGCTGCCGTACGGCGAGGAGATGATCCGGTGCATCCGCGCGGAGCGGGCGCGGGCCACCGCCGAGCGCGAGCGCCTGCCGTTCACGGTCCTGGACGGGGCGAGGACGACCCCCGGGCGCAGGATTACGGCGACGGCCTGGCCGGGCGGAGGTGAGGGCGCAGGAGCGCCGCGGCGGGCTGTGGCGGCGGGTGACGGCGGCGGTGCCCGCACCCCGCCGCCCCGGGCCGCGCACTGCTGCCCCCGCCGCGCCCCGGCCGGTCTTCCACACCGCGCCACGGCCCGCCCTGCGGCCGGTCGTATGGCAGCCACCACCCCGCCCGCCACGGGCGAAAGACCAGGTCAGCCGGGTTCCGCTGCCACCACTGACCCTGTACCCGCTCGGCGGGCGAGGGCCCGAGCACGTGACGCTGGACGCGGCGGGCCGGGTGCTGACCGGCGTGGCCGACGGCCGCATCCTGCGCCTGGACCCCGACAGCGGCCGGGTGGAGACGGTGGTGCGGACCGGCGGCCGGCCGCTGGGACTCCAGCCGCTGCCGGACGGCCGGCTGCTGGTCTGCGACGCGGACCGCGGGCTGCTGCGGGCCGACCCCGCCGACGGCAGCGTCGAAACGGTGCTGCGGACGGCGGCCGGCGCACCGCTGCGGCTGTGCAGCAACGCCGTCACCGCCTCCGACGGCACCGTCTACGTCAGCGACTCCAGCGGGCGCTTCGGCCTGCGCGACTGGAAGGGCGACCTGCTGGAACACTCCGGTACGGGACGGCTGATCCGGTACGAGCCCGGTGGCGGCGCCGAAGTGGTCCTGAAGGGCCTGCAGTTCGCCAACGGCGTCGCGCTCGCGCCGGACGAGTCCTGCGTGATCGTCGCGGAGTCGGGCGCCTACCGGCTGACCCGGCTGTGGCTCACCGGCAGCAGGGCCGGGCACAGTGACGTACTCGCCGGTGACCTGCCCGGCTTCCCCGACAACCTCTCCACCGGCCCGGACGGGCTGGTGTGGGTGGCGCTGGCCGGTGCCAGGGACCCGCTGGTGGACGCCCTGCACCGCAGCGCGCCGCCGCTGCGCCGGGCCGCGTGGTCGCTGGCGATGCCGCTGCTGCCCCAGCGGCTGACCGACCCGCGCCGTACCGCGTGGGTCGTCGCGGTGGACGGCTCCGGGCGCGTGGTGCACGACCTGCAACGCCGTACCAAGGACTACCGCATGGTCACCAGCGTCTGCACGGACGGCCGCACGCTCTATCTGGGAAGCCTGACCGAAGGCGCGGTGGCGCGGGCGGAACTGCCCGCGGCGCCCACCGCACGCGCCGGTCCGTAGCACCGGCCGCACGCCCCCTCCCCGCTCCCGCGCCGGCCGCCGCGCGGGCGCCTGCCGTTTCCGGGCGCCCTGGGCCGTACCCGTTCGAGTTGTCCACCGGTCCGTACCCGTACCGGCCGCCGTCCCGTCCTCCCCGCTCGGCTCCCCTGTCCACTCCCGTCACCGGCCCCCACGGAACCCGCCACCATGAAACGCCTGTCCGTCCTGCCCCTGCTCCTCCTGGCCGCCGCCGCGTCGGCAGCGGCGGCACTGCTGGTCTCGCCGTGGTGGTGGGTGCCCGCCGCGGCCCTGCTGCCGCCGGCCGCGATGGCGGTGTGGGACGTGACGCAGCGCCGCCATTCGGTGCTGCGCAACTACCCGCTGCTCGGCCACATGCGGTACCTCCTGGAGGCCGTACGCCCGGAGATCCAGCAGTACTTCGTCGAGCGCAACTACGACGGCCGCCCTACGACCGCGACGTCCGCAGCATCGTCTACCAACGGGCCAAGGGCACCGAGGCCGAGGAGCCCTTCGGCACCGAACGGGACGTCTACGCCGAGGGGTATGAGTTCCTGGTGCCGTCCATGGCCCCGCGGCCCGTGCCCGAGGAACCGCCCACCGTACGGATCGGCGGCCCGCACTGCGCCAAGCCGTACGACATGGCCCTGCTGAACGTCTCGGCGATGAGTTTCGGCTCACTGTCGGCCAACGCGATCGAGGCGCTGAACCGCGGCGCGGCGCTGGGCGGTTTCGCCCACGACACCGGGGAGGGCGGGCTGTCGGAGTACCACCTGCGGCACGGCGGCGACCTGGTGTGGGAGATCGGCACCGGCTACTTCGGCTGCCGGACCCGCGACGGCGGCTTCGACCCGCGCGAGTTCGCCGACAAAGCCGCCCACGACCAGGTCAAATGCGTGTCGCTGAAGCTGTCCCAGGGCGCGAAGCCGGGCATCGGCGGAGTGCTGCCGGGCGGCAAGGTCAACGCGGAGATCGCCCGGGTCCGCGAGGTCCCCGAAGGACGTACGGTCATCTCCCCGCCGTACCACCGCGCGTTCTCCACCCCGCGCGAACTGATCCGCTTCCTGGCCCGGATGCGGGAGCTGGCCGGCGGCAAACCCGTGGGGTTCAAGCTCTGTGTCGGCTCCCGCCGCCAGTTCCTGGCGGTGTGCAAGGCGATGCTGGCGGAGGGCACCGGCCCCGACTTCGTCATCGTGGACGGCGCGGAGGGCGGCACCGGGGCCGCCCCGCTGGAATTCGCCGACCACCTCGGGGCCCCGCTGACCGAAGGACTGATCACGGTGCACAACGCGCTGGTGGGCGCCGGACTGCGGGAACACGTACGGATCGGCGCCAGCGGAAAGGTGGCCACCGGCACCGACATCGTCAAGCGCCTCCTCCAGGGCGCGGACTACACCAACGCGGCACGCACGATGATGTTCGCCGTGGGCTGCATCCAGGCGCAGCGCTGCCACACCAACACCTGCCCGGTCGGGGTGACCACCCAGGACCCACGGCGCGCGCGGGCCCTGCACGTCGGCGACAAGTCCCGGCGCGTCCACCGCTACCAGGAGGCCACGGTCCACAGCGCCCTGCAGATCATGGCCGCCATGGGCGTACAGCACCCGCGCGAGCTGCGTCCGCACATGCTGCACCGGCGGCTGGACCCGCGCACGGTCGCCTCGTACGGGGAGCTGTACGAGTGGCTGGAGCCGGGGCAGCTCCTGGACGGGCCGCCGGCCACATGGGCGGCGGACTGGGCCGCCGCGGACCCGGACCGCTTCGCCGTGTGACGGCTGTGCGGGGGTCCGGTGGCCGTTCAGGGCCTGTGTCCCGTGTCATGCGGAGACCGGCCGGGATGCAGGCGGACGGTTGGGGAGTGACAGTGGGGAACACGTTCGACATGACTTCACCCGACCCCGCTTGATCCCACCGGCCCGACCGGCCCGGCCCCCCTTGATCCCAACGACCCGACCCGTCCGGACCCACCCGAACCGGGGAGGCAGCACCGTGGACCCCGTGGCGGCGCTGGACCGGATCGCCTTCCTGCTGGAGCGGTCCGGGGCGCAGACCTACCGCGTACAGGCGTTCCGTAACGCCGCCGCCGTCGTGGCGGACCTGCCGGCCGGCGAAGCGGAGCGCCGGGCCGCCTCGGGGACGCTCGCGGCTCTGAAGGGGCTGGGTCCCAAGACCGCGGCGGTGGTGGCCCAGGCGCTGGCCGGAGGCGTACCCGGCTACCTGGCCCACCTGGAGGAGGAGGCTGCCCGGCCGCTGGCCGAAGGCGGCGAGCGGCTGCGCGCGGCGCTGCGCGGGGACTGCCATCTGCACTCCGACTGGTCCGACGGCGGCAGCCCGATCGAGGCGATGGCCCGGGGCGCGCGGGCGGTGGGGCACGAGTGGGCGGTGCTGACCGACCACTCCCCCGGCTGAAGATCGCCCGCGGGCTCTCCGCCGACCGGCTGCGCGAGCAGTTGGAGGTCGTCGAGCGGGTCAACGACCTGCTCGGGGACGGTTTCCGGCTGCTGACCGGCATCGAGTGCGACATCCTGGACGACGGGACGCTGGACCAGGAACCGGAGCTGCTGGACCGGCTCGACGTGGTGGTGGCCTCGGTCCACTCCAAGCTGCGGATGGACGGGGAGGCGATGACCCGCCGCATGGTGGTGGCCGCCGCCGATCCGCTCGTGGACGTCCTGGGGCACTGCACGGGCCGGCTCGTCACCGGGCGGGGCCGCCCGGAGTCCTCCTTCGATGCGGACATGGTCTTCGCGGCCTGTGCGCGCTTCGGTACGGCCGTGGAGATCAACAGCCGGCCCGACCGGCTGGACCCGCCCCGGCGGCTGATCCGGCGGGCCCTGGACGCCGGGACCCTGTTCGCCATCGATTCCGACGCCCACGCTCCGGGACAACTGGACTGGCAGATCTTCGGCTGTGCCCGCGCGGAGGAGTGCGGTGTACCGGCCGGGAGGATCATCAACACCTTCACGGCGGAGCAGCTCGCCACCTGGACGCGTACCCGGGAGACACCGGAGGCGACGCCGGGTGCGACAGCGAAGGGCGGACCGGACGGGACGCCGGGTGCGACAGCGAAGGGCGGACCGGACGGGACGCCGGGCGCGGCACCCGGCGCACCGGCCCGCCGGGCACCTCGTACGCGTCGTACGCGTACGGCATCCGGCACGCGCGAGGAAGCCGGTCCGCGTGAGGAAGCCGGCCGGCGCAAGGCGGCGGACGGGGACTGAGACCGGCCGCGGGCCGGAGGTTTTCACCGCGCCACCGTCGGTTACCCGCGCCAGGACACCCGTCCGAGGAGGTCCCCATGACCGAATACGGCTATTTCCTGTCCAGCGAGGAGCACCGCCCCGCCGATCTGGTCGAGCAGGCGCGGATGGCGGAACAGGCGGGATTCACCTCGCTGTGGATCTCCGACCACTTCCATCCGTGGAACGCCGCCCAGGGGCAGGCCCCCTTCGTCTGGTCGGTGATCGGAGCGCTGGCGGAGGCCACCTCACTGCCCGTCCAGACCGCCGTGACCTGCCCGATCATGCGTATGCACCCGGTCGTCACCGCGCAGGCCGCGGCCACCAGCGCGGTCCTGCTTGAGGGCCGCTTCCGGCTCGGCGTGGGCTCCGGCGAGGCGCTCAACGAGCACATCCTCGGCGATCACTGGCCGCAGGCGCCGGTGCGTCTGGAGATGCTGGAGGAGGCGATCCAGCTCATGCGGCTGCTCTTCGAGGGCGGCGAGGTCAGCCACCGCGGCAAGCACTACACGGTGGAGAACGCCCGGCTCTACACCGTCCCCGACCGGCCGATCCCCATCGACGTGTCGGCCTTCGGTCCGGCGGCCACCGAGCTGGCCGGGCGGCTCGGCGACGGGTTCGTCACCAACACCCCGGACGCGGACGGGGTCGAACGGTTCCGGCGCAGCGGCGGCGGCACCAAGCCCGCGTTCGGCGGGGTGAAGGTCTGCTGGGGCCCGGACCGCGAGGAGGCCGTACGGACCGCGCACCGGCTGTGGGCCGTCGAACAGCTCCCCGGCGAGCTCGCGCAGGTCCTGCCCACCCCGGCCCATTTCGAGCAGGCATGCGAACTGGTGCCGCCCGAGCGGGTCGCCGCGAACGTCACCTGCGGTAACGATGTCGAGGCCCATGTGAAGACGCTGGACGCCTACGCCAAGGCCGGCTTCGACACCGTACACGTCAGTCAGATCGGCCCTGACCAGCGCGGATTCTTCGACTTCTACCGTACGAAGGTGCTGCCGCAACTGGCCGGCTGAGGGGCCCGCGGGGGCTCCGGCGCGGCAGGCGGGAGGCGACCGGAGGTCGGCCGGGAAGGGTCCGGAAGCGGTCGGGAAGGGGTCCGAAAGCGGTCGGAACGCAGCCGCGAGGCCATTGCGAGGCAATCGGAGGAATCGCTTCCGTGTGGGCCCTGGTCCGCCGGGTACCCGGTGGGCGACCAACCGCCGCGGGCCGGCGCCATGGACGGACCCATGGGGCAGCGCCACGGATTCTGGAGGGAGTTATGCAACTCGGATTCCTCACGCCGGTGTTTCACCGCCCCGGCCCTTGGGCCAGCGTGTATTTCGGTACGGCTCAGCACACCGAGTCCACACCGGAGATGCGGGCGGTCGAAGCACGTAACGTGAGCCGCTATCTGGCCGCCCAGGGAGCCGAACAGGCCACCTGCGAGGCGGTCCACGACAAGCTCACATCTCTGGAACACTCCTCGGACCCCGCCGGGCGGGCCTTGTTCGCCTCGGGCGGCGAGGTCGTCCTGGACACCCCGCTGAGCGCTTCCCCGCCGCGCGGCGTCCAGGTCTCCTGGTCGACGCTGCCGCACGTCAGCCCGCTGGTCGAGCTGACCGGTGACGACCCGGTCTGTCTGATCGCCCGCATCGACCGGATGGGCGCGAACTTCTCGCTGCGCGGTGGGCGGGGCACCCGTTCGCTGGGGCAGGTGGACGGCCAGGACTGGCCCGTACACCGTACGTCGACCGCCGACTGGTCCGAGCGGCACTTCCAGACCGCGGTGGAGAACACCTGGGAGCACAACGCCGAGGAGATCGCCGGGGCACTGGCCGAATGCCAGCGGGACTCCGGGGCCGATCTG
Encoded proteins:
- a CDS encoding SMP-30/gluconolactonase/LRE family protein; the encoded protein is MRAQERRGGLWRRVTAAVPAPRRPGPRTAAPAAPRPVFHTAPRPALRPVVWQPPPRPPRAKDQVSRVPLPPLTLYPLGGRGPEHVTLDAAGRVLTGVADGRILRLDPDSGRVETVVRTGGRPLGLQPLPDGRLLVCDADRGLLRADPADGSVETVLRTAAGAPLRLCSNAVTASDGTVYVSDSSGRFGLRDWKGDLLEHSGTGRLIRYEPGGGAEVVLKGLQFANGVALAPDESCVIVAESGAYRLTRLWLTGSRAGHSDVLAGDLPGFPDNLSTGPDGLVWVALAGARDPLVDALHRSAPPLRRAAWSLAMPLLPQRLTDPRRTAWVVAVDGSGRVVHDLQRRTKDYRMVTSVCTDGRTLYLGSLTEGAVARAELPAAPTARAGP
- a CDS encoding TIGR03557 family F420-dependent LLM class oxidoreductase; this translates as MTEYGYFLSSEEHRPADLVEQARMAEQAGFTSLWISDHFHPWNAAQGQAPFVWSVIGALAEATSLPVQTAVTCPIMRMHPVVTAQAAATSAVLLEGRFRLGVGSGEALNEHILGDHWPQAPVRLEMLEEAIQLMRLLFEGGEVSHRGKHYTVENARLYTVPDRPIPIDVSAFGPAATELAGRLGDGFVTNTPDADGVERFRRSGGGTKPAFGGVKVCWGPDREEAVRTAHRLWAVEQLPGELAQVLPTPAHFEQACELVPPERVAANVTCGNDVEAHVKTLDAYAKAGFDTVHVSQIGPDQRGFFDFYRTKVLPQLAG